From the Deinococcus radiophilus genome, one window contains:
- a CDS encoding DUF305 domain-containing protein translates to MKHKSSPGGSQNHGQSESDGNYGRFVAMVLTSAVLMYAAMYLNTSAWDHVFFSWSRFFMSMLMTGIMATVMLLFMRGMYQDRAKNMAIYLGSAALFLGGLWLVRSQATVGDVAWMRAMIPHHSIAILTSERAQLQDPRVRELAGEIIEAQRREIAEMKALIKDLQ, encoded by the coding sequence ATGAAACACAAGTCCTCCCCCGGTGGGTCCCAGAACCATGGTCAATCCGAGTCGGACGGCAACTATGGCCGCTTTGTCGCCATGGTGCTCACTTCCGCCGTGCTGATGTACGCCGCGATGTACCTGAACACCTCCGCCTGGGACCATGTCTTTTTCAGCTGGAGCCGCTTTTTCATGTCCATGCTGATGACCGGCATCATGGCCACGGTCATGCTGCTGTTTATGCGCGGCATGTATCAGGACCGGGCCAAGAACATGGCGATTTACCTTGGCAGCGCGGCCCTGTTTTTGGGCGGGCTGTGGCTGGTGCGCTCGCAGGCGACTGTCGGTGACGTGGCCTGGATGCGGGCGATGATTCCGCACCACTCCATCGCCATCTTGACCAGTGAGCGCGCGCAGCTGCAAGACCCCCGCGTGCGCGAACTGGCCGGCGAAATCATAGAAGCCCAGCGGCGTGAAATCGCCGAGATGAAAGCGCTGATCAAAGATTTGCAGTAG
- a CDS encoding Hsp33 family molecular chaperone HslO: MTDSSVSQSYLLRGIAAQGTLRVVALDGTQITEEARLRHELSKTATAALGRTLMGAALLAVVLGKNAGSRVAVRIQGGGPIGWVVAEGTAGGDVRGEHQSGSVRGYVHQPGADLPVRESDGKLDVGGLVGKDGELAVTRLLENAEPWTGSVELVSGEIAEDLSTYLGKSEQIPNALLLGVYEEGGRVALAGGLLIQAMPGVSDETLSRLEENLGQVGQLTTSMREVGLLGTIQRALEGLDPQLGADAEPWHFACRCSRERAASSLMFFDETERQDMQNQGGQEVVCHWCNEKYFFQPEEIAGLELEDAADSAQA; the protein is encoded by the coding sequence ATGACCGATTCCTCTGTTTCTCAGTCCTACCTGCTGCGCGGGATTGCCGCTCAAGGCACCCTGCGCGTGGTGGCACTGGACGGTACCCAGATCACCGAAGAAGCCCGGCTCCGCCATGAGCTGAGCAAGACAGCTACCGCCGCGCTGGGCCGCACCCTGATGGGCGCTGCACTCCTGGCTGTCGTGCTGGGCAAAAACGCCGGGAGCCGCGTGGCGGTCCGCATTCAGGGCGGCGGCCCTATCGGCTGGGTGGTGGCCGAAGGTACGGCTGGCGGCGATGTGCGCGGTGAACATCAAAGCGGCAGTGTGCGCGGATACGTGCATCAACCCGGCGCAGACCTGCCCGTGCGCGAAAGCGACGGCAAACTGGATGTGGGCGGCCTGGTCGGTAAAGACGGCGAACTGGCCGTCACCCGCCTGCTGGAAAATGCTGAACCCTGGACCGGCAGTGTAGAACTGGTCAGTGGTGAGATCGCCGAGGACCTAAGCACGTATCTGGGCAAATCCGAGCAGATTCCCAATGCTCTGCTGTTGGGCGTCTACGAAGAAGGCGGGCGGGTGGCCCTGGCCGGTGGACTGCTGATTCAGGCCATGCCCGGCGTGAGCGACGAAACCCTGTCCCGCCTAGAAGAGAACCTGGGCCAGGTCGGACAACTGACCACCTCGATGCGCGAAGTGGGTCTGCTGGGGACCATCCAGCGGGCACTGGAAGGCCTAGACCCCCAACTGGGGGCCGACGCCGAGCCTTGGCACTTTGCCTGCCGCTGCTCGCGCGAACGGGCGGCCAGCAGCCTGATGTTTTTCGATGAAACCGAGCGTCAGGACATGCAAAACCAAGGCGGCCAGGAAGTGGTCTGCCACTGGTGCAACGAGAAGTATTTCTTTCAGCCCGAAGAAATTGCCGGGCTGGAGCTAGAAGATGCAGCGGACTCGGCGCAAGCCTAG
- a CDS encoding ribonuclease J yields MTQNPTPEEAQQPFIQVIPLGGMGEIGKNITAYRYGDEILLVDGGLAFPDTTQPGIDLIIPRMDYLLQNAGLIKGWFLTHGHEDHIGGLPYLMARLPKIPVYGGALTLGLVREKFKEFGIKDSDTDFREVEDGDVLNIGEAFKLEVFCMTHSIPDNHGYVLQTPAGQIVHTGDFKLDEQPGDGKLSDLARLKRAGDEGVLLLLSDSTNAERPGRTPSETEIAQNLEDVIRGCRGRVFLTTFASQVLRLQNILNIAHKLGRRVVIEGRSMLKYTQVAQELGFMEAPEPFLTSDQVAGLQDSQVLFLCTGSQGQPMSVLSRLAFGNHAKIALKRGDSVILSSNPIPGNEEAVNLVINHLYEIGTDVYYPPTYRVHASGHGSRDELAEVLNLVRPKYFLPWHGEPRHQINHARLAQSLAQPPQRTLIARNGDIVHLSQGEFKVTETVPAGAVYVDGLGVGDIGDDILMDRNAMSQDGLMVLTAVLHPTPHVEIVSRGFARSNPALDAEIQRVALEAVTEGFRQKRRLEDIRDDMYGQVRRFVRKATGRNPVLIPLVVD; encoded by the coding sequence ATGACGCAAAACCCCACCCCTGAAGAGGCGCAGCAGCCGTTCATCCAGGTCATTCCGCTGGGCGGCATGGGCGAGATCGGCAAGAACATCACTGCCTACCGCTACGGCGACGAAATCTTGCTGGTTGACGGCGGTCTGGCGTTTCCCGACACCACCCAACCGGGCATTGACCTGATTATTCCGCGCATGGATTACCTGCTGCAAAACGCCGGGCTAATCAAGGGTTGGTTCCTGACCCACGGCCACGAGGACCACATCGGCGGCTTGCCCTACCTGATGGCGCGCCTGCCCAAGATTCCCGTGTACGGCGGCGCGCTGACGCTGGGCCTGGTCCGCGAGAAGTTCAAGGAATTCGGCATCAAGGATTCCGACACCGACTTCCGTGAGGTGGAAGACGGCGACGTGCTGAACATCGGTGAGGCCTTTAAGCTGGAAGTGTTCTGCATGACGCACTCCATCCCCGACAACCACGGCTACGTCCTGCAGACGCCTGCTGGACAGATTGTCCACACGGGAGATTTCAAGCTGGACGAACAACCCGGCGACGGCAAACTGAGCGACCTGGCCCGCCTCAAGCGGGCGGGTGACGAGGGCGTCTTGCTGCTGCTGAGCGACTCCACCAACGCCGAGCGTCCAGGACGTACCCCCAGCGAAACCGAGATCGCCCAGAACTTGGAAGACGTGATCCGGGGCTGCCGGGGCCGGGTGTTCCTGACCACCTTCGCCTCGCAGGTGCTGCGCCTGCAAAACATCCTGAACATTGCCCACAAACTGGGCCGCCGGGTGGTGATCGAAGGCCGCTCCATGCTGAAGTACACCCAGGTGGCACAGGAACTGGGCTTCATGGAGGCCCCCGAGCCGTTCCTGACCTCCGACCAGGTGGCGGGCCTGCAGGACTCGCAGGTGCTGTTCCTCTGCACCGGTTCGCAGGGCCAACCGATGAGCGTGCTCAGCCGCCTGGCCTTCGGCAACCACGCCAAAATTGCCCTCAAGCGCGGTGACAGCGTGATTCTGTCCAGCAACCCCATTCCCGGCAACGAGGAAGCGGTCAATCTGGTCATCAACCACCTGTACGAAATCGGCACCGACGTGTACTACCCCCCCACCTACCGGGTCCACGCTTCGGGCCATGGCAGCCGCGACGAGCTGGCCGAGGTGCTGAATCTGGTGCGGCCCAAGTACTTCCTGCCCTGGCACGGCGAACCGCGCCACCAGATCAACCATGCCCGGCTGGCCCAGAGCCTGGCGCAGCCCCCGCAGCGCACCCTGATTGCCCGCAACGGCGACATCGTGCACCTGAGCCAAGGCGAGTTCAAGGTGACCGAAACGGTTCCCGCCGGCGCCGTGTATGTGGACGGCCTGGGCGTAGGCGACATTGGCGACGATATCCTGATGGACCGCAATGCCATGAGCCAGGACGGTCTGATGGTCCTGACCGCCGTGCTGCACCCCACCCCGCATGTGGAAATCGTCTCGCGCGGCTTTGCCCGCTCCAATCCCGCACTGGACGCCGAGATTCAGCGGGTGGCTCTGGAAGCCGTCACCGAGGGCTTCCGCCAGAAGCGGCGCCTGGAAGACATCCGCGACGATATGTACGGCCAAGTGCGCCGCTTTGTCCGCAAGGCGACTGGACGCAACCCGGTGCTGATTCCGCTGGTGGTGGACTGA
- a CDS encoding response regulator transcription factor, with protein MNEHNILIIEDDLDIANVLKLDLTDAGYGVDHADVAMTGLIKAREDNPDLIILDLGLPDFDGGDVVQRLRKNSAVPIIVLTARDTVDEKVRLLGLGADDYIIKPFHPDELLARVKVQLRQRVTESLTMGDLTLDPQKRLATYKGEELRLSPKEFDILSLLIRQPGRVYSRQEIGQEIWQGRLPEGSNVVDVHMANLRAKLRDLDGYGLLRTVRGVGYALRG; from the coding sequence ATGAATGAACACAACATCCTGATCATTGAAGACGACCTGGATATCGCCAACGTCCTGAAGCTGGACCTGACCGATGCGGGCTACGGGGTGGACCACGCTGACGTCGCCATGACCGGGCTGATCAAAGCCCGCGAGGACAACCCGGACCTGATCATCCTGGACCTGGGGTTGCCGGATTTTGACGGTGGCGATGTGGTGCAGCGCCTACGCAAGAACAGTGCCGTGCCCATCATCGTGCTGACCGCCCGCGACACCGTAGATGAAAAGGTGCGCTTGCTGGGCCTGGGGGCCGACGATTACATCATCAAGCCGTTTCACCCCGACGAACTGCTGGCCCGCGTCAAGGTGCAGCTGCGCCAGCGCGTGACCGAAAGCCTCACGATGGGCGACCTGACCCTGGACCCCCAAAAACGCCTGGCCACCTATAAGGGCGAGGAACTGCGCCTGAGTCCCAAGGAATTCGACATTCTCAGCCTGCTGATCCGGCAGCCGGGCCGGGTGTACTCGCGCCAGGAAATCGGCCAGGAAATCTGGCAGGGCCGCCTGCCCGAAGGCAGCAACGTGGTGGATGTCCATATGGCCAACCTGCGCGCCAAGCTGCGCGACCTGGACGGCTATGGCCTGCTGCGGACCGTGCGCGGCGTGGGCTACGCGCTGCGGGGCTAA
- a CDS encoding insulinase family protein: protein MTLTLPKLPQPGQRLGRYLTEEVHDLPEMQGTLVLLRHENGARHAHVQREDDNLAFGVTFPTVPQDSSGVAHILEHNVLMGSQRYPVADPFFTMIPRSLSTFMNAMTAADWTTYPFSTRNRTDFFNLLSVYLDATFFPLLRRESFLQDGWRLEHEVAGDPSSPLRLGGVVYNEMKGAMATPGSVLFRAFGKALYPDLTYANNSGGQPSAIPTLTYEGMKAFHAAHYHPSNAYFYSYGTLPLEEVLDAIEEQVMSRFEAQTLDVSIPDQPPFNAPRREEVFYAGSDLERGSQVAVGWKLGPVSDPRENLRWSVLSDILLGNPAAPLMQPLIDSDLGTSLADVSGYRDSYREGAFAAGLKGLPLGQTEAVEALVLETLRQIAEEGIDPELIESSLHGFELSSREVSNAGFPYGLGVMFGMVGSWMYGGNPAGALRLEPELTRLRADLKAGPVFEPMLCELLGNPHRVTLTLTPDPELTARTEAEEREQVAGMAAALDDAGRARILADSAALETWQAQEPDESVLPSLGLDDVTRHLPRPDYGEEHLGSVTLGRIPQPTGSLTYLDVQTRLPELTQAQIQALPLYAAFVTKSGAAERDYLALARRIEAVTGGIGASVGVGHAPGSLDNVRLSLTVSGKALARNDEHLRDLLRDLLEEPQFTDARMRQLLGQRYAALKSSVVSAGNAYAERLAAAQVSRAGALQESMSGLTSLERIKALTTPDADLTKLLGTFGEITALLPRGETLLALTATPQDVGLDLNSLAQVFAQEGHTAQPDTLLLGHQPQARVTDSPVNFNAVAWQTVPFAHPDSPALLVLTRLLRSEYLLGEIREKGGAYGAGASLDSRAGVFTLSSYRDPQLGRTFEVFAGIPEFLASGKLKANHLTEAILGSSKTLDPLTSPDTVGRMRFFGDHAGFSTEVKEDYLARLLTVTLEDVNRVAGAYLTPDKAAYATVTGKDPAQDGGFDWVVKEI, encoded by the coding sequence ATGACCCTGACCCTTCCCAAACTTCCCCAACCCGGCCAGCGCCTGGGCCGCTACCTCACCGAAGAAGTCCACGACCTGCCGGAAATGCAGGGCACGCTGGTGCTGCTGCGCCACGAGAACGGCGCCCGCCACGCCCACGTGCAGCGTGAGGACGACAACCTGGCCTTCGGCGTCACCTTTCCGACTGTGCCGCAAGATTCCAGCGGCGTGGCACATATCCTCGAACACAACGTGCTGATGGGCAGTCAGCGTTACCCAGTGGCCGATCCCTTTTTCACCATGATTCCCCGGTCACTCAGCACCTTCATGAACGCCATGACCGCCGCCGACTGGACGACCTACCCCTTTTCCACCCGCAACCGCACCGACTTTTTCAACCTGCTCTCGGTGTATCTGGACGCGACCTTTTTCCCGCTGCTGCGCCGCGAGAGCTTCCTGCAGGACGGCTGGCGACTGGAACATGAGGTGGCCGGCGACCCCAGCAGCCCGCTGAGGCTGGGCGGTGTGGTCTACAACGAGATGAAAGGCGCGATGGCGACGCCTGGCAGTGTGCTGTTCCGGGCGTTCGGCAAGGCGCTGTATCCGGACCTGACCTACGCCAACAACTCTGGCGGGCAGCCCTCGGCCATTCCCACGCTGACGTATGAGGGAATGAAGGCCTTTCACGCGGCGCATTATCACCCATCCAACGCCTACTTTTATTCTTACGGCACCCTACCGCTGGAGGAAGTGCTGGACGCGATCGAGGAACAGGTCATGAGCCGTTTCGAGGCCCAGACACTGGATGTCAGCATCCCCGATCAGCCCCCCTTCAACGCGCCGCGCCGCGAGGAGGTGTTCTACGCCGGCAGCGACCTGGAACGCGGCTCGCAGGTGGCGGTGGGCTGGAAGCTGGGGCCAGTCTCGGACCCCCGTGAGAACCTGCGCTGGAGCGTGTTGAGCGACATCCTGCTGGGAAACCCTGCCGCACCGCTGATGCAACCACTGATCGATTCGGACCTGGGCACCTCGCTGGCCGATGTAAGTGGCTACCGTGACTCGTACCGTGAAGGTGCGTTTGCGGCGGGCCTCAAGGGACTGCCGCTGGGTCAGACCGAAGCCGTCGAGGCACTGGTGCTGGAAACGCTGCGCCAGATTGCCGAGGAGGGCATTGACCCGGAGCTGATCGAAAGCAGCTTGCACGGCTTCGAGCTGAGCAGCCGCGAGGTGAGCAACGCTGGCTTTCCGTATGGCCTGGGCGTGATGTTCGGGATGGTCGGCAGTTGGATGTATGGCGGCAACCCGGCAGGGGCGCTGCGGCTGGAGCCGGAGCTGACTCGCCTACGCGCAGACCTGAAAGCCGGGCCGGTGTTCGAGCCGATGCTCTGTGAACTGCTGGGCAACCCCCACCGCGTGACCCTGACCCTGACACCCGACCCTGAGCTGACTGCCCGTACCGAGGCCGAGGAACGGGAGCAGGTGGCCGGGATGGCGGCTGCCCTGGACGACGCCGGACGCGCCCGTATCCTGGCCGACAGCGCCGCGCTGGAAACTTGGCAAGCGCAGGAGCCGGACGAGTCCGTGCTGCCCTCACTGGGTCTGGATGACGTGACCCGCCACCTGCCGCGCCCTGACTATGGCGAAGAGCATCTGGGCAGCGTTACCCTCGGCCGGATTCCCCAGCCCACTGGGAGCCTGACCTATCTGGACGTGCAAACCCGCCTGCCGGAGTTGACCCAGGCACAGATTCAGGCGCTGCCGCTCTACGCCGCCTTCGTGACCAAATCGGGAGCTGCTGAACGTGACTACTTGGCCCTGGCCCGCCGGATTGAGGCCGTCACCGGGGGCATCGGTGCCAGTGTGGGCGTGGGGCACGCGCCGGGTAGCCTAGACAACGTACGCCTGTCGCTGACGGTGAGTGGCAAGGCCCTGGCCCGCAACGATGAACATCTGCGCGACCTGCTGCGCGATCTGCTGGAAGAGCCGCAGTTCACCGACGCCCGAATGCGCCAACTGCTGGGCCAGCGCTACGCCGCCCTCAAGAGCAGTGTGGTGAGCGCGGGCAACGCCTACGCCGAACGCCTCGCGGCCGCACAGGTGAGCCGCGCCGGAGCCCTGCAGGAAAGCATGAGCGGCCTGACCAGCCTGGAACGCATTAAGGCCCTGACCACCCCGGACGCTGACCTCACCAAGTTGCTGGGTACCTTCGGCGAGATTACCGCCCTGCTGCCACGCGGCGAAACGCTGCTGGCCCTGACCGCCACCCCGCAGGACGTGGGGCTGGACCTGAATTCGCTGGCCCAGGTCTTTGCTCAGGAAGGACATACCGCGCAGCCGGACACCCTGCTGCTGGGGCACCAACCCCAGGCCCGCGTGACCGATTCGCCAGTCAATTTCAATGCCGTGGCCTGGCAGACTGTTCCCTTTGCCCATCCCGACAGCCCGGCACTCCTGGTGCTGACCCGTTTGCTGCGCAGCGAATACCTGCTGGGCGAAATCCGCGAGAAGGGCGGGGCATATGGGGCCGGCGCCAGCCTGGACAGCCGCGCCGGGGTCTTCACGCTCAGCAGTTACCGTGACCCTCAGCTGGGACGCACTTTTGAGGTGTTTGCGGGCATTCCTGAATTTCTGGCGAGCGGCAAGCTGAAAGCCAACCACCTCACCGAAGCCATCTTGGGGTCCAGCAAAACCCTGGACCCACTGACCAGCCCCGACACCGTGGGCCGGATGCGCTTCTTTGGCGATCATGCAGGCTTCAGCACCGAGGTCAAGGAAGACTACCTGGCCCGGCTGCTGACTGTGACCCTGGAAGACGTGAACCGGGTGGCGGGGGCGTACCTGACGCCAGACAAGGCTGCCTATGCCACTGTGACAGGCAAGGACCCCGCCCAGGACGGCGGCTTCGACTGGGTGGTCAAGGAGATTTAA
- a CDS encoding ABC transporter substrate-binding protein, which produces MKKSAILLTTLALMLAACNDTTTTDTTTEAGEATTETTETTTETTESTTEGAAEGTTAAGGGSKTGKDTLVIQESADIPTLDPGTTYDTQSGLFVKNMYETLLTYSGTSLTELEGVLATEWEGNEDGTEYRFTLRENVPFHSGNIMTCADAEYTFQRNLVTNTADSGNWFIAESLLGTGANANDDDTITWERIDNAVQCDGETLVFTLPKADPAFLSKLAYYGQAIVDSQHAIEIGEWDGTGDTWKDAVGVDITGSPLAQGPSGTGAYRLVSNDANTISMEAFEDYWGGAPSIKNVVRQLVPEESSRIQAFLSGDADLVEFPSREVVETQVAGQPGVEIYDNITNLGAYGFTMNQQLEGSTNIGSGTWGDGIPTNFFQDENMRKCFVYAFDAPTYIAQVQRGKGEQLNVLLPKSFLGYDDSIEPQQFDLAQAEEFCQAAHDGAAWENGFTLNAAYREGSKSMQTALEILKQNIEAMNPKFKVNLVGKQWSDIIDATNKEAMVYVGWAPDYADPDNFIHTFYHTDGYYAPRGGLSDPELDALIDEARSTIDEDRRVELYSQIAQYTKDKAYFIHIPTGLGINAYHTNLEGYGAEFDNPLFGTYWKDMSKTQ; this is translated from the coding sequence ATGAAAAAATCTGCCATCCTGCTGACGACCCTGGCCCTGATGCTGGCCGCCTGTAACGACACCACCACGACGGACACCACCACCGAGGCTGGCGAAGCCACCACGGAGACCACCGAAACCACGACGGAAACCACCGAAAGCACCACCGAGGGCGCTGCTGAAGGCACCACTGCGGCAGGTGGCGGTTCCAAAACCGGTAAAGACACTTTGGTGATTCAGGAGAGCGCCGATATTCCGACCCTGGACCCCGGCACCACCTACGACACCCAGAGCGGCCTGTTCGTCAAGAACATGTACGAAACGCTGCTGACTTACAGCGGCACTTCGCTGACCGAACTTGAAGGCGTACTGGCCACCGAGTGGGAAGGCAACGAGGACGGCACCGAGTACCGCTTTACCCTGCGCGAGAACGTGCCCTTCCACAGCGGCAACATCATGACCTGCGCCGACGCCGAGTACACCTTCCAGCGCAACCTGGTCACCAACACTGCGGATTCGGGCAACTGGTTTATTGCCGAGTCGCTGCTGGGCACCGGTGCCAACGCCAACGACGACGACACCATCACCTGGGAGCGCATTGACAACGCCGTGCAGTGTGACGGCGAAACCCTGGTCTTCACCCTGCCCAAAGCTGACCCGGCCTTCCTGTCCAAACTGGCCTACTACGGCCAGGCCATCGTGGACAGCCAGCACGCCATTGAAATCGGCGAGTGGGACGGTACGGGTGACACCTGGAAGGACGCCGTCGGGGTGGACATCACCGGCAGCCCGCTGGCTCAGGGCCCCAGTGGCACCGGCGCTTACCGCTTGGTGAGCAACGACGCCAACACCATCTCCATGGAAGCGTTCGAAGATTACTGGGGTGGCGCGCCGTCCATCAAGAACGTGGTGCGCCAGCTGGTGCCTGAAGAGTCCAGCCGCATCCAGGCTTTCCTGAGCGGTGATGCGGACTTGGTCGAGTTCCCTTCACGCGAAGTGGTGGAAACGCAGGTGGCTGGTCAGCCAGGGGTCGAGATTTACGACAATATTACCAACCTGGGCGCTTACGGCTTTACCATGAACCAGCAGCTGGAAGGCAGCACCAACATCGGCTCCGGCACCTGGGGGGACGGGATTCCGACCAACTTCTTCCAGGACGAAAACATGCGGAAGTGCTTCGTTTACGCTTTCGACGCTCCCACCTATATCGCGCAGGTGCAGCGCGGCAAAGGCGAGCAGCTGAACGTGCTGTTGCCCAAGTCCTTCCTGGGCTATGACGACAGCATCGAGCCACAGCAGTTTGACCTGGCACAGGCCGAAGAGTTCTGCCAAGCCGCCCATGATGGCGCCGCCTGGGAAAACGGCTTTACCCTGAATGCCGCTTACCGCGAAGGCAGTAAGAGCATGCAGACGGCGCTGGAGATCCTCAAGCAGAACATCGAAGCCATGAACCCCAAGTTCAAGGTGAACCTGGTCGGCAAACAGTGGAGCGACATCATTGACGCCACCAACAAAGAGGCGATGGTTTACGTGGGCTGGGCACCGGACTACGCCGACCCGGATAACTTCATCCACACCTTCTACCACACCGACGGTTACTATGCCCCGCGTGGTGGCCTGAGCGATCCTGAGCTGGATGCCCTGATTGACGAGGCCCGCTCCACCATTGACGAAGACCGCCGTGTAGAACTGTACAGCCAGATCGCGCAGTACACCAAGGACAAGGCCTATTTCATCCATATTCCTACTGGTCTGGGTATCAATGCTTACCACACGAACCTGGAAGGCTACGGTGCAGAGTTCGACAACCCGCTGTTCGGCACCTACTGGAAAGACATGAGCAAGACCCAATAA
- a CDS encoding GGDEF domain-containing protein has protein sequence MLGDPERARKEMLEVLEQAREMGTLAQEIDALLKLASCDFLQGRYEHLMVLSEEGLQKSRAAYLTQLEAMSLNMLGLGAQRLGHLEQAMRYLLDCLRLGQQLMNEEAITVALGNMATVYSTLGHHEMALRLTEQSLEISQKIAFVPFTANMLANLAQAHFDLGNHEQALGMAKEAIGFAHNNAMSRFECYARVTLTDTLLALGRAQAACRVSQSGLRVARWAMDAEGESLLYWGIGKAKLALGELDKAQEYLQVSLDFAVQAKSPTQELDVQETRLALAAAQGDAALATQIGERITKLKDQLYSSDVQQVVQSLTAQLHQQLNPGTTAAILPWDAELMELTRTLKRANMSLAHRAAHEPLTGALNRPHFQLRMQKQLDSLQPGDLLGVIVCSLDHMKTINELFGQSVGDALLVSAVHRLRETLRSGDLVGRLGSDEFVIMLNFMAQEEDLEHVMHKVLHALRQPFEIRDQLIHITASLGGVVVPRDGQMVEALFKNAELTVQKVKAGGMEHRSFMPT, from the coding sequence ATGCTGGGTGACCCCGAACGGGCCAGAAAAGAGATGCTGGAAGTATTGGAGCAGGCCCGGGAGATGGGCACTCTGGCACAGGAAATTGACGCCCTGCTCAAACTGGCCAGCTGTGACTTCCTGCAGGGCCGCTATGAACACCTGATGGTTCTCTCCGAAGAGGGCCTGCAAAAAAGCCGGGCCGCCTACCTGACGCAACTGGAAGCCATGTCGCTGAACATGTTGGGACTGGGCGCACAGCGACTGGGGCACCTGGAACAGGCCATGCGTTATCTGCTGGACTGTCTGCGGCTGGGCCAGCAACTGATGAACGAAGAAGCCATAACGGTGGCCCTGGGTAACATGGCGACGGTCTACAGCACCCTGGGCCACCATGAAATGGCGCTGCGGCTGACTGAACAGTCCCTGGAAATCTCGCAGAAGATCGCCTTCGTGCCGTTTACCGCCAACATGCTGGCAAATCTGGCGCAAGCACACTTTGACCTGGGCAACCATGAGCAGGCACTGGGCATGGCGAAGGAAGCCATTGGGTTTGCGCATAACAATGCGATGTCCCGCTTCGAGTGTTATGCGCGCGTCACCCTGACCGATACGCTGCTGGCCCTGGGGCGTGCCCAGGCCGCCTGCCGGGTCTCACAGTCGGGCTTGCGGGTGGCCCGCTGGGCCATGGACGCCGAAGGCGAGTCGCTGCTGTACTGGGGCATAGGCAAGGCCAAGCTGGCCCTTGGAGAACTGGACAAGGCACAGGAATATCTACAAGTCAGCCTGGACTTCGCAGTGCAGGCCAAGAGCCCGACCCAGGAACTGGACGTGCAGGAAACGCGTCTGGCACTGGCCGCTGCACAGGGCGATGCGGCACTGGCCACCCAGATCGGAGAGCGCATCACCAAGCTCAAGGACCAGTTGTACAGCTCAGACGTGCAGCAGGTCGTGCAGTCACTGACTGCACAGCTCCATCAGCAACTGAACCCTGGGACCACGGCAGCCATCTTGCCCTGGGACGCCGAATTGATGGAACTGACCCGCACCCTCAAGCGGGCCAACATGAGTCTGGCGCACCGCGCCGCGCATGAACCACTGACTGGTGCGCTTAATCGGCCACACTTTCAGTTGAGGATGCAAAAACAGCTGGATTCGCTGCAGCCAGGCGACTTGCTTGGAGTGATCGTCTGCAGCCTGGATCACATGAAGACCATCAATGAACTGTTCGGCCAGAGCGTAGGCGACGCCCTGCTCGTCTCAGCCGTACACCGCCTGCGGGAAACTCTGCGCTCCGGCGACCTGGTGGGCCGCCTGGGCAGTGACGAGTTCGTGATCATGCTGAATTTCATGGCGCAGGAGGAGGACCTGGAACACGTCATGCACAAGGTGCTGCACGCCTTACGGCAGCCGTTCGAAATCAGAGATCAACTGATTCACATCACCGCCTCACTGGGAGGTGTGGTTGTCCCACGTGACGGTCAGATGGTTGAAGCCCTGTTCAAAAATGCCGAGTTGACGGTGCAAAAAGTCAAAGCGGGCGGAATGGAGCACAGGTCTTTCATGCCGACCTGA
- the pyrF gene encoding orotidine-5'-phosphate decarboxylase, which yields MTTPFAAAVTERTRTLNTRLCVGLDPRLSHYRDPAHLRRHTLEVLEATAPYAAAVKPQVAFYEALGVQGMEILEEVCAAARTLGLPVVLDAKRGDIGSTAEAYAQAWLTGRHAGSSLTVNPFLGFGALQPFVGAAREHGGGVFVLVKTSNPDQADLQGEGLSERVAAEVARLGAEEGGEYASVGAVVGATHPDDLPRFRSLMPRALLLLPGLGAQGAQARDLAGAFHPGGTGALVSASRGVQYADGLDVAAARAAAQGFRDELNAVMP from the coding sequence ATGACCACCCCCTTTGCTGCCGCTGTCACCGAGCGTACCCGCACCCTGAATACCCGCCTATGTGTGGGCCTGGACCCGCGCCTGAGCCACTACCGGGACCCTGCTCATCTGCGCCGTCACACGCTGGAAGTCCTGGAAGCCACCGCGCCCTACGCCGCTGCCGTCAAGCCGCAGGTCGCTTTTTACGAGGCGCTGGGCGTGCAGGGTATGGAGATTCTGGAAGAGGTCTGCGCGGCGGCCCGCACGCTGGGCCTGCCCGTCGTGCTGGATGCCAAGCGCGGTGACATCGGCTCTACGGCAGAGGCTTATGCGCAGGCCTGGCTGACCGGGCGGCACGCAGGCAGCAGCCTGACGGTGAACCCGTTCCTGGGATTTGGCGCGCTGCAACCGTTCGTGGGGGCGGCGCGGGAACACGGCGGCGGGGTATTCGTGCTGGTCAAGACTTCCAACCCCGACCAGGCCGACTTGCAAGGTGAGGGCCTCAGCGAGCGCGTAGCTGCCGAGGTCGCCCGCTTAGGAGCCGAGGAAGGCGGCGAATACGCCAGTGTAGGCGCGGTGGTCGGAGCCACCCATCCGGATGACCTGCCCCGTTTCCGCAGCCTGATGCCGCGTGCCTTACTGCTGCTGCCGGGGTTGGGCGCTCAGGGCGCGCAGGCACGTGACCTGGCGGGTGCCTTTCACCCCGGTGGCACCGGCGCCCTGGTCAGCGCCAGTCGGGGCGTGCAGTATGCAGACGGCCTAGATGTGGCCGCCGCACGGGCCGCTGCCCAGGGGTTCAGGGACGAGTTGAATGCTGTAATGCCATAA